A window from Candidatus Neomarinimicrobiota bacterium encodes these proteins:
- a CDS encoding alpha/beta hydrolase-fold protein, with product RRIYLTGLSMGGYGTWSLALAQPERFAAIAPICGGGDRRQACRLKDLPVWAFHGARDKVVPVRRTKRMVRAIEKCGGSPRLTIYLDAGHDSWTRTYDNPELYEWLLSNVREEGNGQ from the coding sequence CGCCGCATCTACCTCACCGGCCTGAGCATGGGCGGCTATGGCACCTGGAGCCTGGCCCTGGCCCAGCCCGAGCGCTTTGCTGCTATTGCACCGATTTGCGGTGGGGGTGATCGTCGTCAGGCCTGCCGCTTGAAGGACCTGCCAGTGTGGGCTTTCCACGGCGCTCGGGATAAGGTCGTGCCGGTCAGGCGTACCAAGAGGATGGTGAGGGCCATTGAAAAGTGTGGTGGAAGCCCCCGCCTGACCATCTACCTCGACGCCGGCCACGATTCCTGGACCAGGACCTACGACAACCCGGAGCTGTACGAGTGGCTGCTGAGTAACGTGCGCGAGGAGGGGAATGGGCAATAA